GTGATCGTGGGGCTTATTATGGGCCTTGCGATAGGGCAAGTGGGTAAAACACTTGCTTGGGATTTTAAATCAACCACGCGGCGACTGTCTTCCACCATCCGTTATCTTTATAACAAATCTGCCACCGAAGGGGTGACTCTGCGACTTGTTTTTGATCTCGATGAACCAAGTTTCTGGGTGGAAGGAACTTCTGACAGTTTTACATTAACGAGAGAAGAGGAAGAGGCATTTCAGAAAAAGAAGACAGAAGACAGAGGACAGAAAACAGAAGAAACAGAGAAAAAAGAAACCACATTTAGCCCTCAGGAATCTTCGTTAACAAAACCCTACAATCTTCCCAAAGGAGTTTATTTTAAAGATATTTATGCTGAGCACCAAATTGCTCCTGTTGATTCGGGCAAAGCGTATATTTATTTTTTCCCTCAAGGGTATGTAGAGCGTTCCGTGATTAACTTGCGAGATAAAGATGATGAAGTTCATTATGGATTAAAGGTAAATCCAATTTCGGGGGTAAGCAAAATCGAGGCAGATTATATTCAGGCGGAGGTGGAAAGATGATGGGGAAGGACTATGGACAAGGGACAATGGACAAAGGACCAAAAACAAAAAAAAGAGGTGTAGTCAGTCCATGGTCCATGGTCCATAGTCCCTTGTCCCCAAAAGGATTTTCCCTTCTTGAAGTCATGGTTGCACTTGCCATTTTGGCTGTAGCGCTTTTGGCTCTCGTTAATTTTCAGGGGCAATCCATGATAATTTATGGGCGCGCCGAAAAACTAAGTCTTGCCACTTTTTTGGCCAGAGAAAAAATGGCCGATATTTTATTGCAACTCGACAAGGAACAATTTCAGCAGGGAAGTTTTCCGGAGGATAAAAGCGAAAACGGTGTTTTTGAAAAACCATATGAAGCATACAAATGGGAATATAAAATGCGCAAGGTGGAGATCCCCGCGCCGGAAGGATCCAGTGCCCAGCAAGATCCTATGATAGCTATCGTGCATGTGGTGACGGATCAAATCAAGGAAATGGTTCGTGAAGTTAAATTGACCGTTTCATGGGAAGAATTGGGGAAGGAGCAGAGCTTTGATATTGTCACGCATATTTCTAAACTGTAGAAGAAAACAGAAGTCAGATGACGG
This genomic window from Deltaproteobacteria bacterium contains:
- a CDS encoding prepilin-type N-terminal cleavage/methylation domain-containing protein, with amino-acid sequence MDYGPKTKKKSVVSPWSIVHGPRSMDYGPRSSSGFTLIELMVTLVIVGLIMGLAIGQVGKTLAWDFKSTTRRLSSTIRYLYNKSATEGVTLRLVFDLDEPSFWVEGTSDSFTLTREEEEAFQKKKTEDRGQKTEETEKKETTFSPQESSLTKPYNLPKGVYFKDIYAEHQIAPVDSGKAYIYFFPQGYVERSVINLRDKDDEVHYGLKVNPISGVSKIEADYIQAEVER
- a CDS encoding prepilin-type N-terminal cleavage/methylation domain-containing protein translates to MDKGPKTKKRGVVSPWSMVHSPLSPKGFSLLEVMVALAILAVALLALVNFQGQSMIIYGRAEKLSLATFLAREKMADILLQLDKEQFQQGSFPEDKSENGVFEKPYEAYKWEYKMRKVEIPAPEGSSAQQDPMIAIVHVVTDQIKEMVREVKLTVSWEELGKEQSFDIVTHISKL